The Clostridiaceae bacterium HFYG-1003 genome includes a window with the following:
- a CDS encoding DNRLRE domain-containing protein, with amino-acid sequence MANDFSVKFARNTKANFLGMLHQGNYSLKWSLSGAKDSAVKMVESTSPSSDQAWDLPGIHSSVRYGDILSATDLEYVVSGSVVKENLILKQAGLPTSYVFTYQLSNLIAKKIDSRVVFYDLNDSSKEIWALTAPFVYDGKDEASEADLSLKDLGNGKIEVTLSVDPAWLSSPERVYPVVIDPPLRTSSLTSDIQDAHVSRLAPDKNFTTTDYLSIGSSDTPGSLCRVYLKFNLPSLDPSDVVVDANLNLQVRKYELASSSEVYLHRVTSDWSDETITWNNIPTHESLIGEYDRFAKADEEVSFDVTQMVRDWYGSGKNYGVMLKNADETGKFATFYSGGTTLSGKTRPYMTMAYVNNDGLEPYWDYQTASAGRAGSVHVNYFTGALTLIHPDTAASGNRLPAPVSHVFGNTKSTDAKYGLGWRLNYSQTIKKMIFGGETYYRYYDEDGTAHYFNQRDGKWLEENDDQWELTINTSKPEEQFKLEDKSGNQLIFRYDSVHGLLSKIADANGNTIHIETGANGQVTQVTDGAGRATKFIYSTAGQLTTIKAPDGKETTYHYTNNRLTKITYPDGKSSLYTYDSTSGYLTSVRNFDSYGLNLSYTSVKPYKTSKITEVGTNGTLGTSISLAYGLNNTKLTDGTGRTNIYQFNNMGKTISIRDQEGSASFSEYNSKGAGNSNKLTLSSKLQRTVINLIRNPGLERDTDWSSNAVNGSIGQVEKISTMPLMGSYSKLISKTNPDGLHQITQSQTLEKGKTYTLSAWMKPTELASGASTGAYLRIQYTNSAGTASYQYSPFLSGTSTDWERREFTFMLPSDAASTTVYLGIGIRATTGNLLVDNIQLEEGTLSNRYNLIENGDFSYKGLGWISWQDDSTDAAVITTSDPAHPTSLSDQVYPIKGDSTQNHAIAQNVKVNGGKGDTFVFAGWGRSDSLPVEPYRHFSLCLGINNTDGTTTWKTIHFNEETKDWQYLAEEAVAEQPYTSVDLFLMYYKNLNTGYFDGLQLYKETFGESTIYDESTGNLTSSTDLSGNTSEYGYTTNDDLTTVTDPLKNTTTASYDDNHQVTGVKTTEGENTSFTYDQYGNVTKTKTGTTPFIESHSSYTEDGNFINTMTDPLGKVITYDYNTVNGLLKSLTDAAGKTTTYTYDDATDQLKGVSKQVDGQTVAVGYTYDGDDLSGINHNGFSYSFTKDVFGRATGVKVGSQSLVGYKYDSRGNLTTTEFGNGHKTLVEYDPLDQVKAYKVYNSGTGSYETKFRYEYDASGNVGYEYDAVNNLSHRYFYDMSDRLVKETVSDSSSLSMGFDPNGQATQITESFGEKSYNTAYTYDKDGKLTKLTNAGGSMTRTYDSLGRLVTITLEAGSTNAITSYTYKAGTNGSTSNLVETVTDPDKTISYTYDDNGNIKTINSAGKLITYTYNELSELVREDNEVINKTITYRYDAGGNLLEKKEYACTTDPLGTPDKTISYGYADTNWKDKLTSFDGKAITYDAIGNPLSFDGWTYTWEEGRQLKTLYKNDTSLSFKYNSSGLRTEKSVNGISTKYIYLDGKVAFETTGTETIHYTYDGSGAPFSMTYNGSEFFYLTNLQGDVTGLADATGATVVSYTYDSWGKLMSTTGSMATTLGAKNPYRYRAYHYDTQTGLYYLQSRYYNPESGRFINADRAEIVNDHHEELSKNLFTYCSNNPVNNFDNTGNWKIPNWAKITIGAVAIVATGVITAASGGLAAPAMLGALQVAGHSAVLGSVVGGLSGLVKNGKKGIISGAIDGAINGFMWGGVGAAGETFASKVLSKAIFNGNGGYGFKIGKKFEALYKNPSKKSGGTIISHVKSRVRLDLDFTHGLHAHWGKGKAAKKIHRSLYPWNFGKPKKFW; translated from the coding sequence ATGGCTAATGACTTTTCCGTGAAGTTTGCCAGGAATACCAAGGCAAACTTTCTTGGCATGCTTCATCAGGGGAATTACAGTTTGAAGTGGTCCCTCTCGGGGGCAAAGGATTCGGCGGTTAAAATGGTTGAGTCTACTTCCCCGTCCTCTGATCAAGCTTGGGATTTGCCAGGCATTCACTCTTCGGTCCGCTATGGAGACATCCTGTCCGCCACGGATCTGGAATATGTGGTTTCCGGTTCTGTCGTGAAAGAAAATCTGATTTTAAAACAGGCGGGACTCCCTACCAGCTATGTCTTCACCTATCAACTGTCTAACTTGATCGCGAAGAAAATAGATTCAAGGGTTGTGTTTTATGATCTGAACGATTCTTCGAAGGAAATCTGGGCTCTGACTGCTCCCTTTGTATATGACGGCAAGGATGAAGCATCAGAAGCTGATCTGTCCCTGAAGGATCTGGGCAACGGCAAGATCGAAGTCACCCTGTCGGTGGATCCGGCCTGGCTGTCTTCGCCGGAGCGCGTCTATCCGGTGGTCATCGATCCGCCGCTGCGGACGTCTTCGCTCACCTCGGATATCCAGGATGCCCATGTCTCGCGCCTGGCTCCGGATAAGAATTTTACCACCACCGATTATCTCTCCATCGGTTCCTCCGATACCCCAGGCAGCCTTTGCCGGGTCTACTTAAAGTTCAATCTTCCCAGCCTGGACCCATCGGATGTCGTGGTGGATGCCAACCTGAACTTACAGGTACGCAAGTACGAACTAGCCTCTTCCAGCGAGGTCTATCTTCATCGGGTAACTTCAGACTGGAGCGATGAGACCATTACCTGGAATAATATACCAACCCACGAAAGCCTGATTGGGGAATATGATCGATTCGCCAAGGCGGATGAGGAAGTTTCCTTTGATGTAACCCAAATGGTACGGGATTGGTATGGTTCGGGTAAAAACTATGGTGTCATGCTAAAGAACGCTGATGAAACAGGAAAGTTCGCTACCTTCTATTCCGGGGGTACCACCCTCAGCGGGAAAACTCGGCCATATATGACCATGGCTTACGTGAACAATGATGGCCTGGAGCCTTACTGGGATTATCAGACTGCATCAGCCGGGCGGGCAGGAAGTGTTCACGTCAACTACTTCACCGGCGCCCTGACTCTCATCCATCCGGATACCGCAGCTTCAGGCAACCGCCTGCCAGCTCCGGTCAGCCATGTATTTGGCAACACGAAATCCACTGATGCAAAATATGGCTTGGGATGGCGGCTTAACTACAGCCAGACCATTAAAAAGATGATCTTTGGAGGGGAGACCTATTATCGATATTACGATGAGGACGGAACAGCCCATTATTTCAACCAAAGGGATGGGAAATGGCTAGAAGAAAATGACGATCAGTGGGAACTGACGATTAATACCAGCAAACCGGAAGAACAATTTAAACTGGAAGATAAAAGTGGCAATCAGCTGATCTTCCGTTATGACTCGGTCCATGGGCTGCTGTCTAAAATTGCCGATGCCAATGGCAACACTATTCACATCGAAACCGGTGCCAACGGACAAGTAACTCAAGTAACCGATGGAGCCGGAAGAGCTACGAAGTTTATTTACTCAACTGCCGGTCAACTCACCACAATCAAAGCACCGGATGGGAAAGAAACAACCTATCACTATACCAATAACCGCTTAACCAAGATCACTTATCCTGATGGGAAGTCTTCCCTTTATACCTATGACTCAACCAGCGGATATCTGACTTCGGTTCGCAACTTTGACAGCTATGGTTTGAATCTTTCCTATACTTCAGTCAAACCCTATAAAACGTCCAAAATAACCGAAGTTGGGACCAATGGGACGCTGGGAACTTCCATCAGCCTAGCTTATGGATTAAACAACACGAAATTAACGGATGGTACCGGTCGTACAAACATCTATCAGTTCAACAATATGGGAAAAACCATTTCGATCCGGGATCAGGAAGGTTCCGCCTCGTTCTCCGAGTACAACAGTAAAGGCGCAGGCAACTCGAACAAACTGACCCTATCCTCAAAATTGCAGCGCACGGTCATCAACCTCATCCGAAATCCCGGATTGGAACGCGATACCGACTGGTCATCCAATGCAGTGAATGGCTCAATCGGCCAAGTTGAAAAAATCAGTACTATGCCGCTTATGGGATCCTATTCCAAACTGATTTCCAAGACCAACCCGGATGGTCTCCACCAAATCACTCAGAGCCAAACCCTGGAAAAAGGCAAAACCTACACATTGTCTGCTTGGATGAAGCCAACAGAGCTCGCATCCGGCGCTTCTACAGGGGCCTACCTGCGAATTCAGTACACCAATAGTGCGGGCACAGCCAGCTATCAGTACAGCCCCTTTTTATCAGGTACCAGCACGGATTGGGAACGGAGAGAATTCACCTTCATGCTGCCCTCTGATGCCGCTTCCACCACGGTATACCTTGGCATTGGAATCCGGGCAACCACAGGAAATCTTCTGGTCGATAACATCCAGCTGGAGGAAGGCACTCTGTCCAACCGTTACAACTTAATCGAAAATGGGGATTTCAGCTATAAGGGATTAGGTTGGATCTCCTGGCAGGATGACTCAACCGATGCCGCGGTGATCACAACTTCCGATCCGGCTCACCCCACTTCCTTAAGTGACCAGGTGTATCCCATCAAGGGTGATTCAACGCAGAATCATGCCATCGCGCAAAATGTCAAGGTCAACGGTGGTAAGGGTGACACCTTCGTGTTTGCCGGCTGGGGAAGATCGGACTCATTGCCGGTGGAACCTTACCGCCATTTCTCTCTTTGCCTTGGAATCAATAACACGGATGGCACCACGACCTGGAAAACCATCCATTTCAACGAAGAGACCAAAGACTGGCAGTATCTGGCCGAAGAGGCCGTGGCCGAGCAGCCATATACCTCTGTGGATCTTTTCCTCATGTACTACAAAAACTTAAACACCGGGTATTTTGACGGGCTGCAGCTCTACAAGGAAACCTTTGGAGAATCAACTATTTATGATGAATCTACCGGTAATCTGACCTCCTCAACTGATCTCTCGGGCAACACATCAGAATACGGATATACCACAAATGATGATCTCACCACTGTGACCGATCCTTTGAAGAATACCACCACGGCATCTTATGATGATAATCATCAGGTGACGGGAGTAAAAACAACAGAAGGCGAGAATACCAGTTTCACCTATGACCAATATGGTAATGTCACAAAGACAAAAACTGGAACGACTCCCTTTATTGAAAGTCATTCAAGCTATACCGAGGACGGCAATTTCATCAATACCATGACCGATCCTTTGGGCAAGGTCATCACCTATGATTACAATACCGTCAATGGCTTGTTGAAAAGTCTCACCGACGCAGCTGGAAAAACCACGACCTATACTTATGATGATGCTACCGACCAGCTTAAAGGTGTGTCCAAGCAAGTGGACGGTCAAACAGTGGCAGTAGGTTACACCTATGATGGGGATGACCTGTCAGGCATTAACCACAATGGCTTCTCTTACTCCTTCACGAAGGATGTTTTCGGTCGAGCCACTGGGGTTAAAGTCGGCAGCCAGAGCCTGGTCGGCTACAAGTACGACTCGCGTGGAAATCTGACCACCACGGAGTTTGGCAACGGCCATAAAACATTAGTAGAGTATGATCCTCTGGATCAGGTGAAAGCCTATAAGGTATATAATAGTGGTACGGGAAGCTATGAAACTAAGTTCCGTTATGAGTATGATGCTTCAGGAAACGTCGGCTATGAGTACGATGCGGTAAACAACCTATCTCATCGCTACTTCTATGACATGTCCGATCGTCTGGTTAAAGAAACGGTCAGTGACAGCAGCAGCCTCAGCATGGGCTTTGACCCAAACGGACAAGCGACCCAGATCACGGAGAGCTTTGGCGAGAAAAGCTACAACACCGCCTACACCTATGATAAGGACGGCAAGCTAACTAAATTGACTAATGCCGGTGGATCGATGACCCGTACCTATGACAGCCTGGGTCGCCTGGTCACAATCACGCTTGAGGCAGGATCAACAAATGCGATTACCAGTTACACTTACAAAGCGGGAACTAACGGCAGTACCAGCAACTTGGTCGAGACGGTCACGGATCCGGACAAGACGATAAGTTATACCTATGATGATAACGGCAACATCAAGACCATTAACTCTGCCGGCAAGCTCATCACTTATACCTACAACGAATTAAGTGAACTAGTCCGGGAAGACAATGAAGTAATAAACAAGACGATCACCTATCGCTATGATGCCGGCGGCAATCTCCTGGAGAAGAAGGAATACGCCTGCACTACGGATCCCTTAGGAACCCCTGACAAAACCATCTCCTATGGGTATGCCGATACCAACTGGAAAGACAAACTGACCAGCTTTGACGGCAAAGCCATAACCTATGATGCCATTGGCAACCCCTTAAGCTTTGACGGCTGGACCTATACCTGGGAAGAAGGCCGCCAGCTTAAGACCCTGTATAAAAACGACACCAGCTTAAGCTTCAAGTACAACTCCAGCGGCCTGCGCACGGAGAAAAGTGTCAATGGTATTTCGACCAAATACATCTACCTAGACGGAAAAGTAGCCTTTGAAACCACAGGAACTGAGACGATCCACTACACCTATGACGGAAGTGGGGCGCCCTTCTCCATGACCTATAACGGCAGTGAGTTCTTCTATCTCACGAACCTCCAAGGGGATGTGACAGGACTTGCTGATGCCACAGGCGCCACTGTTGTCAGCTACACCTACGACAGCTGGGGTAAGCTCATGAGCACCACCGGGTCTATGGCAACTACACTTGGTGCAAAGAACCCGTATCGCTATCGCGCATACCATTATGATACCCAGACTGGACTATATTATCTCCAAAGTCGATACTACAATCCTGAGAGCGGTCGATTCATAAATGCAGATAGAGCTGAGATTGTAAACGACCACCATGAAGAATTGAGTAAAAATCTTTTTACCTATTGTAGTAATAATCCAGTTAATAATTTTGATAATACAGGAAATTGGAAAATTCCTAATTGGGCAAAAATTACCATAGGGGCAGTTGCCATTGTAGCAACAGGTGTAATAACCGCTGCAAGTGGTGGTTTAGCAGCCCCAGCAATGTTAGGAGCTCTACAAGTGGCTGGGCATTCTGCCGTTCTTGGCTCAGTGGTTGGCGGATTATCTGGCCTAGTAAAAAATGGCAAGAAGGGAATCATAAGTGGTGCTATTGATGGTGCGATAAACGGTTTTATGTGGGGTGGTGTTGGGGCAGCAGGCGAAACATTTGCATCAAAAGTACTTTCAAAAGCCATTTTTAATGGGAATGGAGGTTACGGGTTTAAAATCGGAAAGAAATTCGAAGCTTTATATAAAAATCCCAGTAAAAAAAGCGGAGGAACTATTATTTCACATGTAAAAAGTAGGGTCAGGCTAGATTTAGACTTCACACATGGTTTGCACGCACACTGGGGTAAAGGAAAAGCAGCTAAAAAAATTCATCGAAGTTTATACCCGTGGAACTTTGGGAAACCGAAAAAATTCTGGTAG
- a CDS encoding PIN domain-containing protein — MAANIIFPENITSHPGISDVVVDTNVFIDILDGQSYHQQNAVDLISNLTSSNINMYITQTIQHELMDIIQRVYTQDLAIQYNISIGNYKGNQGFKKLQKELEIRCPNYFQTVAANRDAAMSDILSMVDVLENPTDYCTRVMTLQKQFNGCVEVSDTGIVLTAFEYGINTIATGDFGYSKINGINVIPIKKGGYKNHVGSSILIPFKP; from the coding sequence ATGGCTGCAAATATTATTTTTCCAGAAAACATAACTTCTCATCCTGGAATATCGGATGTTGTAGTGGATACTAACGTGTTTATCGATATTCTTGACGGGCAGTCTTATCATCAACAAAATGCTGTAGATCTAATCAGTAATTTGACTTCGAGCAACATTAACATGTACATTACTCAAACTATTCAACATGAATTGATGGATATTATACAGAGGGTTTATACTCAAGATTTAGCAATTCAATACAATATTTCGATTGGAAACTATAAAGGTAACCAAGGATTCAAGAAGCTTCAGAAAGAATTAGAAATCCGCTGCCCCAATTACTTTCAAACGGTTGCTGCAAATAGGGACGCGGCTATGTCTGATATACTATCCATGGTAGATGTTTTAGAGAATCCAACGGATTATTGTACACGGGTCATGACACTACAAAAGCAGTTTAATGGTTGTGTTGAAGTTAGTGATACTGGAATTGTTCTTACGGCATTTGAATATGGGATTAACACCATAGCAACTGGTGATTTCGGTTACTCAAAAATAAATGGGATAAATGTCATACCTATAAAAAAGGGAGGGTATAAAAATCACGTAGGTTCAAGTATTCTTATTCCTTTTAAGCCGTAG
- a CDS encoding phage holin, which yields MTERTIIVDAVIKMAMLLITAVLVPALKEWIDRNRDNKEIQLVLQMADIAVKSVENDLKTQTGKKKKEEALARLTCQIQGWGIKGFSTDELNHYIETAVKEMWDQELPEALPIVIDAQDPAM from the coding sequence ATGACTGAAAGAACGATTATTGTGGATGCTGTTATTAAGATGGCGATGCTCCTGATAACGGCCGTGCTGGTGCCGGCTCTTAAAGAATGGATTGACCGAAACCGAGATAACAAAGAGATCCAGTTGGTCCTGCAGATGGCAGACATTGCCGTGAAATCTGTTGAGAACGATCTGAAGACGCAAACCGGGAAGAAGAAAAAGGAAGAAGCACTGGCCCGGCTGACCTGTCAGATCCAGGGCTGGGGAATCAAAGGATTTAGCACGGACGAATTGAACCACTATATCGAGACCGCCGTAAAGGAAATGTGGGATCAGGAGCTGCCAGAAGCTCTGCCGATTGTCATTGACGCTCAGGATCCGGCGATGTAA
- a CDS encoding peptidoglycan recognition protein family protein — translation MEIKKAENYNGKISTLRRNTTFKTPQKWDVIVNHITEGLMPGTLNWLTNVKKVETSPGELHYAAEVSCHFLVTRKGEIYQLADLHHGTWHALKRSPSARIVKERSAPPNLYTVGIEHEGVHKDTQGRLTAAQYEATLWLHKYIIDQYEATFKEPFLIDRDHILGHYEVDTVNRSITDPGREFPWEELLTDLIKWDKGRKQEVIEMDEAQKWAVENGLVKNEDWKGPISKHTLVWILYSFLKRVLKK, via the coding sequence ATGGAAATCAAAAAAGCAGAGAATTACAACGGAAAGATTTCAACTTTGCGAAGAAACACGACTTTCAAGACCCCACAAAAGTGGGATGTGATCGTGAACCACATTACGGAAGGGCTGATGCCCGGAACCTTAAACTGGCTTACAAACGTGAAGAAAGTAGAGACTTCACCCGGTGAGCTGCACTATGCTGCAGAAGTATCTTGCCATTTCCTGGTAACCCGGAAGGGTGAGATCTACCAGCTGGCGGATCTGCACCATGGAACATGGCATGCGCTGAAGCGCTCACCGTCCGCCAGGATCGTCAAGGAACGCTCTGCACCGCCAAACCTCTATACGGTAGGGATTGAGCATGAAGGCGTACACAAGGACACCCAGGGGCGCTTGACGGCCGCACAGTACGAGGCAACGCTTTGGCTGCACAAATACATCATCGATCAGTACGAGGCTACTTTTAAGGAGCCTTTTTTGATTGACCGGGATCACATCTTAGGTCACTACGAGGTGGATACAGTCAACCGATCAATCACAGATCCGGGCAGGGAGTTCCCCTGGGAGGAGCTTCTGACTGATCTGATCAAATGGGATAAGGGAAGAAAACAGGAGGTTATTGAAATGGACGAAGCACAGAAATGGGCGGTTGAGAATGGACTGGTAAAGAACGAAGATTGGAAAGGGCCGATCAGCAAACACACGTTGGTCTGGATCCTTTACTCATTCTTGAAACGTGTATTGAAGAAGTAG